In Triplophysa rosa linkage group LG18, Trosa_1v2, whole genome shotgun sequence, a genomic segment contains:
- the etv4 gene encoding ETS translocation variant 4: MDYKMDGYLDQQVPYTLANRSQGNGPLNRLLMVTKRKYMDTELPPQESEDLFQDLSQLQETWLTEAQVPDSDEQFVPDFHSENSVAFHSPPVKIKKEPQSPGSDPSQSCSHKQTFSYPNGEQCLYASAYDQKRTAGAAAGGHKSSCPGTPMSPMQHYSPKPTVGTRPESGYMNPPSASQSHACHSHSYPMNPSSRFPSGSADMCPPFGPQGQALQRMHPPHASGSVNGGYNRQHSDPCLPYPPQQNFKQEYMDPLYDRAAHMAGPQPQRFPPAHVMVKQEPTDYTYEPDVPGCPSMYHHNEGYPNPQHNTDGYMFENDSRVVPEKLEGEVKQEAGGVFREGAPYQRRGSLQLWQFLVALLDDPGNAHFIAWTGRGMEFKLIEPEEVARLWGMQKNRPAMNYDKLSRSLRYYYEKGIMQKVAGERYVYKFVCEPEALISLAFPDNQRPSLKAEFERYVNEEDTVPLSHLDEGVSYPPEPAATNMGPQPYSKGYMY; the protein is encoded by the exons ATGGATTATAAAATGGATGGATATCTGGACCAGCAAGTGCCTTATACTTTAGCTAAT AGGTCCCAAGGAAATGGGCCCCTAAATAGACTGTTGATGGTAACAAAGAGGAAATACATGGACACCGAATTACCCCCTCAGGAATCTGAAG ATCTCTTTCAGGATTTAAGCCAACTTCAGGAGACATGGCTCACTGAAG CTCAAGTTCCTGACAGCGATGAGCAGTTTGTTCCTGATTTCCACTCGGAGAACT CAGTGGCATTCCACAGCCCGCCGGTGAAGATCAAGAAAGAGCCGCAGAGTCCCGGATCAGATCCCAGTCAGTCCTGCAGCCACAAGCAAACCTTCAGTTACCCCAATGGAGAGCAGTGCCTTTACGCCAG TGCCTACGACCAGAAGAGAACAGCTGGGGCAGCAGCTGGAGGACACAAGAGCTCATGTCCAGGGACTCCTATGTCACCTATGCAGCATTACTCCCCAAAACCAACAGTGGGCACTCGACCAGAGTCTGGGTACATGAATCCTCCCTCAGCCAGCCAATCCCACGCCTGCCACAGTCACAGTTACCCCATGAACCCTAG TTCCAGGTTCCCTTCAGGTTCGGCAGACATGTGCCCACCATTTGGTCCCCAAGGCCAAGCCCTGCAGCGCATGCATCCTCCCCATGCCAGCGGGAGCGTAAACGGCGGTTACAATCGGCAACACTCTGATCCCTGTTTGCCCTACCCACCTCAGCAAAACTTCAAGCAGGAGTACATGGACCCTCTGTATGACCGGGCAGCCCACATGGCTGGGCCACAGCCGCAGAGGTTTCCACCTGCTCATGTGATGGTCAAACAGGAACCCACCGACTACACTTATGAACCTG ATGTGCCTGGTTGCCCTTCCATGTACCATCACAACGAAGGCTACCCCAACCCACAGCACAACACTGACG GCTACATGTTTGAAAATGATTCCCGCGTTGTTCCTGAAAAATTGGAAG GTGAGGTGAAGCAGGAAGCAGGTGGTGTGTTCCGTGAGGGCGCCCCCTATCAGCGCCGGGGCTCACTGCAGCTCTGGCAGTTCTTAGTTGCACTACTGGACGACCCTGGTAATGCGCACTTCATTGCGTGGACTGGCCGTGGCATGGAATTCAAACTTATTGAGCCTGAGGAG GTGGCAAGACTGTGGGGAATGCAGAAGAACCGTCCAGCCATGAATTACGACAAACTGAGTCGCTCTTTGCGCTACTATTACGAAAAGGGAATTATGCAAAAG GTGGCAGGCGAGCGTTATGTTTACAAATTCGTGTGTGAGCCGGAGGCTCTGATATCCTTGGCCTTTCCTGACAATCAGCGGCCAAGTCTGAAGGCGGAATTCGAACGCTATGTCAACGAGGAGGACACAGTGCCGCTGTCTCACCTGGACGAGGGCGTGTCTTACCCTCCCGAACCAGCTGCCACCAACATGGGCCCTCAGCCCTATTCCAAAGGCTATATGTACTAA